A section of the Stenotrophomonas acidaminiphila genome encodes:
- a CDS encoding aldo/keto reductase yields the protein MQTRTLGRDGPVVSALGLGCMGMSAFYGGRGDDAAAIAVIQRALERGVTLLDTADMYGPHTNERLVGRAIAGRRGQVLLATKFGVRLDPSDPQARGVDGRPEYVQAACEASLQRLGVEHIDLYYQHRVDPQVPIEETVGAMARLVEQGKVRWLGLSEAAPETIRRAHAVHPITALQTEYSLWSREPEHNGVLHTVRELGIGFVPYSPLGRGFLTGAIRSPDDFEDGDYRRNSPRFQGENFARNLALVAQVNAIAAARGISPGQLALAWVLAQGEDLVPIPGTKRLAYLEENLDALDVVLDADELARIDAVFPVDVAAGARYPAASIGSVHR from the coding sequence ATGCAGACCCGCACCCTTGGCCGCGACGGCCCCGTGGTTTCCGCCCTCGGCCTTGGCTGCATGGGCATGAGCGCGTTCTACGGCGGCCGTGGCGACGATGCCGCGGCCATCGCGGTGATCCAGCGCGCGCTGGAACGCGGCGTCACCCTGCTCGACACCGCCGACATGTACGGCCCGCATACCAATGAAAGGCTGGTCGGCCGTGCCATCGCCGGTCGCCGTGGGCAGGTGCTGCTGGCCACCAAGTTCGGCGTCCGCCTGGACCCGTCCGACCCGCAGGCGCGTGGCGTCGATGGTCGCCCCGAATACGTGCAGGCCGCCTGCGAGGCCAGCCTGCAGCGGCTGGGCGTGGAGCACATCGACCTGTACTACCAGCACCGCGTGGACCCGCAGGTGCCGATCGAGGAAACGGTGGGCGCGATGGCGCGGCTGGTCGAGCAGGGCAAGGTGCGCTGGCTGGGCCTGTCCGAGGCGGCGCCGGAAACGATCCGCCGCGCGCATGCGGTGCACCCGATCACCGCGCTGCAGACCGAGTACTCGCTGTGGTCGCGCGAACCCGAGCACAACGGCGTGCTGCATACGGTGCGTGAGCTGGGCATCGGCTTCGTGCCGTACTCGCCGCTGGGCCGCGGCTTCCTGACCGGCGCGATCCGCAGCCCGGACGATTTCGAGGACGGCGACTACCGGCGCAATTCGCCGCGCTTCCAGGGCGAGAACTTCGCCCGGAACCTCGCGTTGGTGGCGCAGGTCAACGCGATTGCCGCCGCCAGGGGCATCAGTCCCGGGCAACTGGCCCTGGCCTGGGTACTGGCCCAGGGCGAGGACCTGGTGCCGATCCCGGGTACCAAGCGCCTGGCCTACCTGGAGGAAAACCTGGACGCGCTGGACGTGGTGCTGGATGCCGACGAACTGGCCCGCATCGACGCGGTGTTCCCGGTGGACGTGGCCGCCGGTGCACGTTACCCGGCGGCGAGCATCGGCAGCGTGCATCGCTGA
- a CDS encoding LysR family transcriptional regulator, with the protein MKQHFTIAPSLLPALAAFACVARHASFSQAAIELGMSASAASQSVRTLERRLGVRLLHRTTRRVGLTEPGERLLREAAPALARIGGALQALEESRDVPAGRLRITAPRIVVEQMLLPHLPAFSMRFPHVEVELAVQAALTDLVAEGFDAGIRLGESLADGMVAVPLGPPQRLVVVAAPDYLRRHRPPDTPQALAAHACIRYRRSDGRLMPWEFSRDGHDFSVEVGGGPIFNDSGLGRRMAIAGLGLAQVFEAAAAEDLAAGRLQRLLDAWQPPFPGFHLYYPSREQLAPKLRVFVDFMRDANAPPR; encoded by the coding sequence ATGAAGCAGCACTTCACAATAGCCCCCTCCCTGCTGCCGGCGCTGGCGGCCTTCGCCTGCGTCGCCCGCCACGCCAGCTTCAGCCAGGCGGCGATCGAACTGGGCATGTCGGCGTCGGCGGCGTCGCAGTCGGTGCGCACCCTGGAGCGGCGGCTGGGCGTGCGCCTGCTGCACCGGACCACGCGCCGGGTCGGCCTGACCGAGCCGGGCGAGCGCCTGCTGCGCGAGGCCGCACCGGCGCTGGCGCGCATCGGCGGCGCGCTGCAGGCACTGGAGGAAAGCCGCGACGTGCCCGCCGGGCGCCTGCGCATCACCGCGCCGCGGATCGTGGTCGAACAGATGCTGCTGCCGCACCTGCCGGCGTTCTCCATGCGCTTTCCGCATGTCGAGGTGGAGCTGGCGGTGCAGGCGGCGCTGACCGACCTGGTGGCCGAAGGTTTCGATGCCGGCATCCGCCTGGGCGAATCGCTGGCCGATGGCATGGTGGCGGTGCCGCTGGGCCCGCCGCAGCGCCTGGTGGTCGTGGCCGCGCCGGACTACCTGCGCCGGCACCGGCCACCAGACACGCCGCAGGCGCTGGCCGCGCATGCCTGCATCCGCTACCGGCGCAGCGACGGCCGGCTGATGCCGTGGGAGTTCAGCCGCGACGGGCACGATTTCAGCGTCGAGGTCGGCGGCGGGCCGATCTTCAACGACAGCGGGCTGGGCCGGCGCATGGCCATCGCCGGCCTCGGCCTGGCGCAGGTGTTCGAAGCGGCCGCGGCCGAGGACCTGGCCGCCGGCCGCCTGCAGCGCCTGCTCGATGCGTGGCAGCCGCCGTTCCCCGGCTTCCACCTGTACTACCCGTCGCGCGAGCAGCTCGCGCCCAAGCTGCGGGTGTTCGTGGATTTCATGCGCGACGCCAACGCTCCGCCCCGGTAG
- a CDS encoding TIGR01666 family membrane protein yields the protein MRPTERLLNRLWAHEKASYGLRVFIALGTLMAVCWYRGDLQPLPSLFLGTIASAVAETDDNGWGRSKSVLLSLLCFVAAAAAVIQLFDWPLPFVAALALAAFALTLLGALGERYASIGQATVTLAIYTMIAMDQHRGAGTGAAWRDVAQMLAGAAWYGALSILWTVMFANRPVRERLARLFAELGRYLQLKADLFEPVRHGDLEARRLALAEQNVRVVEALNAAKTAILSRFGRSGRPGVQSGLYFRLYYMAQDFHERASSSHYPYEALTEAFFHSDVLYRCRRLLSLQGSACMALGQAIRLRQPFDYGERNRQAGQDLEHSLQYLRDQHNPHWQRLLGSLQLLASNLSSIARQLSEASLADTPLEGIDTRLRDSSPHTLREMATRLRQALTPGSVLFRHGVRIALALIAGYAVLKLVHPSNGYWILLTIVFVCRPHFGATRLRLVQRIGGTLVGLGVTWALMQLFPGTTLQLLLALAAALLFFVTRTERYVIATAAITTMALLCFNLLGDGFVLIWPRLLDTLIGCVIAATASLLILPDWQGRRLHRVMAQVIATSARYLDEVLGQYRSGMRDDLPYRIARRDMHNADVALSVALSNMLREPGYARGNLDAGFRFLALSNTLLGYLSALGAHRARATVTDDPLVSHAQQCLQQALARLSAALAARRPVPAAEVDEAALADTLEQLPGDSDDKSRLVRTQLALILRLLPRLRAAADEAVGAPAPATLAAPQG from the coding sequence ATGCGCCCCACCGAACGCCTGTTGAACCGGCTCTGGGCCCATGAGAAGGCCAGCTACGGCCTGCGCGTGTTCATCGCACTGGGCACGCTGATGGCCGTGTGCTGGTACCGCGGCGACCTGCAGCCGCTGCCGTCGCTGTTCCTGGGCACCATTGCCAGCGCCGTGGCCGAGACCGACGACAACGGCTGGGGCCGCAGCAAATCGGTGCTGCTGTCACTGCTGTGCTTCGTCGCCGCCGCCGCCGCGGTCATCCAGCTGTTCGACTGGCCGCTGCCGTTCGTCGCGGCGCTGGCACTGGCCGCGTTCGCGCTGACCCTGCTGGGCGCCCTGGGCGAACGCTACGCCTCCATCGGCCAGGCCACGGTGACCCTGGCGATCTACACCATGATCGCGATGGACCAGCACCGCGGCGCCGGCACCGGTGCGGCCTGGCGCGACGTGGCGCAGATGCTGGCCGGCGCGGCGTGGTACGGCGCGCTGTCGATCCTGTGGACGGTGATGTTCGCCAACCGGCCGGTGCGCGAGCGGCTGGCGCGGCTGTTCGCCGAGCTCGGGCGCTACCTGCAGCTCAAGGCGGACCTGTTCGAGCCGGTGCGCCATGGCGACCTGGAGGCACGGCGGCTGGCGCTGGCCGAGCAGAACGTGCGCGTGGTCGAGGCGCTCAACGCGGCCAAGACCGCGATCCTCAGCCGCTTCGGCCGCTCCGGGCGCCCCGGGGTGCAGTCCGGGCTGTATTTCCGCCTGTACTACATGGCGCAGGATTTCCACGAACGCGCCAGTTCCTCGCACTATCCCTACGAGGCGCTGACCGAGGCGTTCTTCCACAGCGACGTGCTGTACCGCTGCCGGCGCCTGCTGTCGCTGCAGGGCAGCGCCTGCATGGCGCTGGGCCAGGCCATCCGCCTGCGCCAGCCGTTCGACTACGGCGAGCGCAACCGCCAGGCCGGGCAGGACCTGGAACATTCGCTGCAGTACCTGCGCGACCAGCACAACCCGCACTGGCAGCGCCTGCTCGGCTCGCTGCAGCTGCTGGCGAGCAACCTGTCCAGCATCGCGCGGCAGTTGTCCGAGGCATCGCTGGCCGACACGCCACTGGAAGGCATCGACACCCGCCTGCGCGATTCCTCGCCGCATACCCTGCGCGAGATGGCCACCCGGCTGCGCCAGGCGCTGACGCCCGGCTCGGTGCTGTTCCGCCACGGCGTGCGCATCGCCCTGGCGCTGATCGCCGGGTACGCCGTGCTCAAGCTGGTGCACCCCAGCAACGGCTACTGGATCCTGCTCACCATCGTGTTCGTGTGCCGGCCGCACTTCGGCGCCACCCGGCTGCGGCTGGTGCAGCGCATCGGCGGCACCCTGGTCGGGCTGGGCGTGACCTGGGCGCTGATGCAGCTGTTCCCGGGCACCACGCTGCAGTTGCTGCTGGCGCTGGCCGCGGCGCTGCTGTTCTTCGTCACCCGCACCGAGCGCTACGTGATCGCCACCGCCGCGATCACCACCATGGCGCTGCTGTGCTTCAACCTGCTCGGCGACGGCTTCGTGCTGATCTGGCCGCGGCTGCTGGACACGCTGATCGGCTGCGTGATCGCCGCCACCGCCTCGCTGCTGATCCTGCCCGACTGGCAGGGGCGGCGCCTGCACCGGGTGATGGCACAGGTGATCGCCACCAGCGCCCGTTACCTGGACGAGGTGCTGGGCCAGTACCGCAGCGGCATGCGCGACGACCTGCCCTACCGCATCGCCCGCCGCGACATGCACAACGCCGACGTCGCACTGTCGGTGGCGCTGTCCAACATGCTGCGCGAGCCCGGCTACGCGCGCGGCAACCTGGATGCCGGGTTCCGCTTCCTGGCGCTGTCCAACACCCTGCTCGGCTACCTGTCCGCGCTCGGCGCGCACCGCGCGCGCGCCACGGTGACCGACGATCCCCTGGTCAGCCATGCCCAGCAGTGCCTGCAGCAGGCGCTGGCCAGGCTGTCGGCCGCGCTCGCCGCGCGGCGGCCGGTGCCGGCGGCCGAGGTCGATGAGGCCGCGCTGGCGGATACGCTGGAGCAGTTGCCCGGCGACAGCGACGACAAATCGCGCCTGGTACGCACCCAGCTGGCGCTGATCCTGCGCCTGCTGCCGCGGCTGCGCGCGGCGGCGGACGAAGCGGTGGGCGCGCCGGCGCCGGCCACGCTGGCGGCTCCGCAGGGCTAG
- a CDS encoding LysR family transcriptional regulator: MFTLRQLEFVVAVAEEGGFTAAAARCHTVQSALSHQVARLEDAFGARLFERGHRQVRPTAAGEVFLRNARLTLQAADRLQEEMALALGTVRGRIRIGQITALSVVDVPALLARFRSAHPAVDVHLRVGMSEELLAELAEGRLDVALVGVGPQVPLPAQHRLLDEEGLSLLLPPGDALAAMQRVPLSALNGVPLAALVPGAGVRRMMDDALDERGVVPRLQYEVSHGELLRQLVAAGLAVAAIPDSMAARMHAVEVRPLDEPFRFRTCAVWRADPTPAARALLALLPAAATHGAGSEPAKVRRKPRNPRGRP, from the coding sequence ATGTTCACCCTGCGCCAGCTGGAGTTCGTCGTCGCCGTCGCCGAGGAGGGCGGGTTCACCGCCGCCGCCGCGCGCTGCCATACCGTGCAGTCGGCGCTGAGCCACCAGGTGGCGCGGCTGGAGGACGCCTTCGGCGCACGCCTGTTCGAACGCGGCCACCGCCAGGTGCGGCCCACCGCGGCCGGTGAAGTGTTCCTGCGCAACGCCCGGCTTACCCTGCAGGCCGCCGACCGGCTGCAGGAGGAAATGGCGCTGGCGCTGGGCACGGTGCGCGGGCGCATCCGCATCGGCCAGATCACCGCGCTCAGCGTGGTCGACGTGCCCGCGCTGCTGGCCCGCTTCCGCAGCGCGCATCCGGCCGTGGACGTGCACCTGCGCGTGGGCATGAGCGAGGAACTGCTGGCCGAGCTGGCCGAGGGCCGGCTCGACGTGGCCCTGGTCGGCGTCGGCCCGCAGGTGCCGCTGCCGGCGCAGCACCGCCTGCTCGACGAGGAAGGCCTGTCGCTGCTGCTGCCGCCCGGGGATGCGCTGGCGGCGATGCAGCGGGTGCCGCTGAGCGCGCTCAACGGCGTGCCGCTGGCGGCGCTGGTGCCCGGCGCCGGGGTGCGCCGGATGATGGACGACGCGCTGGACGAGCGCGGCGTCGTGCCGCGGCTGCAATACGAAGTCAGCCACGGCGAACTGCTGCGCCAGCTGGTGGCCGCCGGGCTGGCGGTCGCGGCGATCCCGGACAGCATGGCCGCGCGCATGCACGCGGTGGAGGTACGCCCGCTGGACGAACCGTTCCGCTTCCGGACCTGCGCGGTGTGGCGTGCCGATCCCACTCCGGCCGCGCGCGCCCTGCTCGCGCTGCTGCCCGCCGCCGCGACGCACGGGGCGGGCAGCGAACCTGCTAAGGTGCGCCGCAAACCAAGGAACCCACGTGGCCGGCCATAA